CTCGGATACCGCCTTTCTTCAGCCGATATATTTCCTTCTGCTGTTGCAAAACAAGTCAGCCGAGGGGGCGTATTATTATGTGACAGATCATCTCGGTGCGCCGCAGATTATTACCGATGATTCCGGCAGCGTGGTTTGGGAGGCGGAATACCTGCCCTTCGGGGATGTGAATATCTCCGTCGCGGATATTGAGAACAACCTCCGCTTTCCGGGGCAGTACTACGATGCTGAAACCGGGTTGCACTACAACTGGAACCGGTATTATGATCCTGAGACCGGGCGGTATATTGCTGCTGATCCGATTGGGTTGGATGGCGGGTTGAATTTGTACAGCTATGTTGATCAAAACCCAATCAACTTTATTGATCCAAAAGGTCTTTGCTTAGAGGATGCTTGTGTAGGAGAAACGATTTTAGTAACAGGTATTATTTATTATGGCGCAAAAGCTGTTAAAGAAACATGGGATGCCCTAAAAGACAGAACCGGGAAATGTGAAGAAGGTCCATGTTCTGGATACCCATCCAGGTCAGTTGCATTTTCCCAAGCCTCCAATGAATAATAGGGGACGTACCCTAATTACCCCTGAAGCATTCAACAGCGAAAATAGGTAGTTACCTAAGATGCGTGTGATCCTCATCACTGCTGATACGGAATAGGAGCCACCGGAAAAATAGCCTTTCTTCATCCCCATAGACAAACTTCATGGTAGGACAACAAAAAACAGACTGGCACAGGTTACTGGGCCTGATCTTCACTGATTTTTTCACCGGTTCAGCTTGGAGCGTGGAGCTGGAAAAAGACCTGTCCATGAAAAAGCAGCTGCTGGACATCATCATCCTGCGTCAGGATGGAGGAAACCTCATCAGCCCCCTGCCGGACGGACTGGAAGGAATGAAGAAACACAACCTGTTGACCTTCAAATCTATCAGAGAACCACTGGACGACTGGACCCTGAAAGAACTGACCGGGCATTATGTCAATTATCGTAAGCAGATCAGCCCTTCCTTCAATGAGCTTTACCCGGAAGAGCAGTTTCAGCTCTACGGCATCAGCTCACGATACCCGAAAAAGCTCTTTTCGCAACAACTGGAGTTGACAAAGGTTCAGGACGGTGTTTACGATATATGCAGAGGCAGCGACAATATCCGGTTGATTGTGCTGAACGAAATTCCCCATGCACAACATAACGCTATCTGGCACCTGTTTAGCGGTATCCCCGGAGAAGTTGAGTTCGCGGCCCGACAGTACAGAGGCAAAACCCAGGAAATCAGCACCGTGCTGAACAGCCTGTTCGATAACTACAATCTGGAGGGATTCCCCGTGTCCTACACAATGAAAGATTTTCAAAGAGATTATGTCAAGAATCATTTGGGCTTGCTTTCGCCGGATGATCGCCTCAAAGGGCTTTCACCGGGTGAAGTGCTAAGGCAATTTTCTTCCGATGAAGTGTTGAAGCAATTCTCACCGGATGATCGTCTCAAGGGGCTTTCGCCGGAAGAAATTGAGTTGTATCTGAAAAAGCTTGGAAAAAAGTAACCTTTACCCCGGATACGAATACCCTCCATCACTGCTGATACCGAGCAGGAGCCATCGGAAAAACAGCCCCCCTCTCTCCACTAAAAAAACAAGGCCCTGAGTCAAGCATGATTCAGGGCCTTTCTTTTATCTCCGCCATTCATCTTGCCCGCCTCGTTCGCATCAGGTAACATGATCTTATGGAAAAATAGAGAAAACGGAGGAAGATGATGAGGTCAGATAAATCGTACAGCATGAAACAGGCGGTTCGACAGCTGCCAAGTATTGTCAGTTTTGTCGAACAGGGGCACTCTGTCGGACTAACCCGAGATGGAGAAGCGGTTGCGCATCAGTCACAAAAACTTGCAGCAAAGAGGTTGTGTTGACAGCAAGGTGCTGGTATTGTAGAAACGGCTTCCCAGTCAAAGAATCCTGCAAGGGGTTCACACGATCAGCTCAGGGCGACATCCTGAGCGTAATTCTCTTGTACTCTCTGTACAAGAAATAATTCGCAGAGCTTAGAACGATAATAAAGAAAACATGGATTTATATAACCTTACCCTGCAACAGGCAAAAGATAAGCTGGTTGCGCGTGAAATCACCTCGGTTGCCTTAACCGAATCCGTATTGCATCGTATTGATCAGGTTGAGGGCAAGGTCAAGGCCTACCTGAGTTTGCATAAGGATCAGGCAATGGCGGCGGCGGAAGAGGCGGATAAGAAATTGCAGGCAGGACAGGGCGGTATGCTCTGCGGACTGCCGCTTTCGATCAAGGATGTGCTCTGTACCTCGACCATGCCCACCACCTGCGGTTCTAAGATCCTGGAAGGCTTTGTTCCTCCCTATGATGCCACGGTGATTGAGAAGCTGAAGACCGCTGACTCGGTGCTCTTGGGTAAGGTGAGTATGGATGAATTCGCTATGGGTTCCACTAATGAGAACTGCGCTTATAGTGTTCCAGGAAATCCCTGGAAGGCCGGGTACGTGGCAGGCGGTTCCAGCGGTGGTTCTGCGGCCTCGGTAGCTGCTGGGGAATGTCTAGGCTCCTTGGGGTCGGATACCGGCGGTTCCATCCGTCAGCCTGCTTCTCTTTGCGGGGTGGTGGGTATGAAACCCACCTATGGTCGAGTTTCCCGCTACGGGCTGATTGCCTTTGCCTCTTCCCTGGATCAGGTCGGACCCTTGACTAAGGATGTGGCGGACTGCGCCCTGATGATGAACGCCATTGCTGGCCATGATCCTCGGGATTCCACCTCGATCAGGCAGGAGGTGCCGGATTATATTGCCGCTCTTCAGGACGGTATGCAGGGGGTTCGGGTGGGTATCCCCCAGGAATACTTCGGTGACGGGTTGGACCCTGAGGTGGAAAAATCAGTCCGTGCCGGTATTGATATGCTTAAAGAGGCCGGTGCCGAGATCGTGGAGGTTTCCCTGCCCCACACTCAATATTGCGTAGCGGTTTATTATCTGATCGCTCCGGCAGAGGCCAGCTCCAATCTGGCTCGTTTTGACGGGGTTCGCTACGGCAAGCGGGATCTTGATGCGGACAGCCTGATTGATATGTATAAACAGACTCGCTCCCAAGGCTTTGGAGACGAAGTGAAACGACGTATTCTTATCGGAACCTATGCCCTGTCTGCGGGGTATTATGATGCCTATTATAAAAAGGCCTCTCAGGTGCGCACCCTGATCAAGGATGATTTTGCCAAGGCCTTTAGCCAATGCGACGTGCTGGCCTCACCGGTTACGCCGACACCTTCCTGGAAAATCGGACAAAAGAGCGGGGATCAGCTCTCCTTGTACCTGTCCGACATCCTCACCATTTCTGCTAACTTGGCCGGAACACCGGGTCTCTCGGTGCCCTGCGGTTTTTCCGGCGATGGCCTGCCCATTGGGATGCAGTTGCAGGCAACCCATTTTCATGAAGAGGCACTTTTGCGGGCTGCCTGGAATGTGGAACAACGGGCCGGGGTAAAAGACCGCCATCCAGCTCTATGAAGAGAGAATTGCTGACCACATGGACCATAGGGCAGGATAACCCGGCAGCAGTCTGTGGATATTTCCGGCAACAGGCTGAGAGCGGGGTGCAGTTTTTCTGCTTTGATTATTTCGACACCTTGGTTGTTCGGGAGATTGAACCGGAATACACCAAGCAGCTTGCGGCCAAGCTGCACAGTCAGCTCCTCAATAACCGCATCCCGCCTGAATCACTCTATGCCCTGCGGCAGGAGTTGGAACGGGAGATCTGCACCCAGAGTCAGGCTGCCGGTGGCGAACTGGAATTCTATCTGCATACCTTTGCCCCCCTGTATCGCACCCTGTTGCAGCAAACACTGGGCGATATCCCCCAGCTTGAGGATGAAGCGCGTTTTACCCAACAGATTTTGTCCATAGAAACCGTGGTGGAAAGGGCGGTGCAACAGCCCTGCGAGGAAGCCATCCAGGTGCTTATCTGGTTGAGGGAGCAGGGTATGTCCACGGTGTTGATCTCTGATTTTTATCTGCCCAGCCCTTGGTTCCACGTTATGCTGGAAAGCATGGGCATTCGCAAGTACTTTGATCATATCTATATCTCGGCAGATCATGGCGTGGCCAAGAGTTCCGGGCGATTATACCATAAGGTCTGCGCAGAATTGGGATGCCCTCCCGAGCAGATGCTGATGATCGGGGATAATCTCACCTCGGATGTGACACGGCCTGATGATTTAGGGATGGCATCTTTGTATCTGCTCAACCCACAGCAAAAGACCTTGTACAGCCGCTGGCAACCGGAGATGCTCAGCGAGTCCACGAGGTTGCGACAGCGTTTTATCGAGGCAGTGTCCACAGAAGGGGTGTTTAAGGAAATCAGCACCACGCTCTGGTATTTTACCCGTAACCTCTTGGAGACCTTGCAGGAACAAAGGATTCAGGATGTTGTCTTCTTCTCCAAAGAGGGTGAGTTTCTGAAAAAGCTCTTTGACCGGATGCAGGATGATCTGTTCGGTTGCCGGGTTATCCGCTCCCATTATCTCCTGGTGTCCCGCAAAGCCACCTTTCTCGCCTCCTTACGTCCTTTGGCTGAGGAGGGTTTCAGCCGCCTTTTTGCCTATTATCGGGATATCTCCCCCCGAGATTTTTTGCTCAGCCTGAACTTTGAAGACTCCCTGGCCCGGTCGCTCTGTGCAGAGATAGGTCTTGATTATGAGGCACGGGTGCCCAACCTTGCTGAGAGCACCGAGTTCCGCTCCTTGCTTGCTGCTGATTCCTTTCAGCGGATTTATGAAGAGCGGCGGATGCAGCAGCAGAGCAATTTCCTGACCTATCTTGACTCGCTGGGGATTGCCTATGCGCAGGATGGGCTGACCGTTGTCGATGTGGGCTGGAAAGGCTCTATTCAGGAGAATGTCTATAATATCCTGGAAGGGCGGGTGGATATGCAGGGCTTCTATGCCGGTTTTCTGGTAGCTGCAGAATCCTTGGAGAACAACAGGAAGCAGGGCATCCTCTTTGATAATACCCGGCCCCTCCCGCATTTTAACGTGTATAATAATAACCGTTCTCTGTTCGAGATGATGCTCGGTGCCTCGCATGGTAGTGCAGACGGCTATTTCACCCCGGAGCAGTTTGCGCAATTGCCGGATGATCATCAGCGAGAAATCAGAGAGAGTATCAGGACAAAAAACGGGAGCGAAAACGGGAGCGAAAACGGAGAAGTCCTCGTCACGACCTTGGATCTTCCTGAAGAACGTCGTCTTTTCGGCGAGAAAATACGCCCGATTCAGGAACAGATTTTTGCAGATGCCTGCCGCTTGAATCAGGCCTTCCTGCGTTCAGGCTGTACCGTGCCGGAACCGGAATGGTTTGCCCGTCGCCATGCCAGGATGGTCTTCACTCCCACCACCGAAGAAGTGGAATTCTTTGAGCGTCTCTATCATCTGGAAAATTTTGGGGTCTTTGAGTATACCGATTTTTGCACTGATGCCGATCTCTCGCTGAAAGAACGTTGGCAAAATTTTGTTACGCTCCGCAAGGATCCAGCCATTCTGGAAATGGGGACTTGGCCACCGATTATTCTCCGACGTCTTGGTTTGGATTTTTATCGCCATATTAATGGCTACAGGCGTTTGCGGCGTGAGTTCAAGGGATGAAGAGCAGAGCGGGGCGGAAAAGCAGAGTTGTTATCTGCATTATCTGCATTATCTGCATTGCCTGCATGGTTGTTGCCTGCCGGGAAAAAGGGGAGCCGTTGTCGGAAGAAGCATCGGGAAAATTATCAAGAGAATTATCGAAAGAGGTACCTCGGTTAATTCTTGACACAGATCTCTCTTCGGATGTTGATGATGTCGGTGCTGTTGCCCTGCTGCACGGTTTGGCGGATCAGGGCAAGGTGGAGATTCTGGCCATGCAGGTTTCCTCAGGCGATCCGTGGAGTGTTCCCTGTCTGGATGCCCTGAATACTTGGTTCGGTCGCCCTGATATTCCCATCGGGATGGTTAAGGGCAAGGCTGTCCGGCACGAGTCGAAATATACCCGAATTATAAGCGAAGGATTTCCCCATAACAGCGGGACCAGTGAAGACGCACTGGACGCACCGGATGCGGTGGAGATCTATCGGCGTATTTTGCATGAGCAGCCGGATCAGACCGTGACCTTGGTGACCATCGGCTATTTGACCAATCTGGCGAACCTCCTGCAATCGGAAGCCGATGAGATATCTCCGCTGAACGGGGTTGAGCTGGTTCGGCAAAAGGTACAGCGTTTGGTCTGCATGGGCGGAGAATATCCTTCCGGCAGAGAGTGGAATTTTTATCAAGACAGTGCCGCAGCGGCCTCGGTGGTTGAGCAGTGGCCGACCCCCGTGATTTTCAGCGGTTTTGAGATTGGGAAAGACGTGCTGACCGGGGCTGGATTGCAAGAGGCGGCCCCGCTTAATCCGGTGCGCCGTAGCTATGAACTGTATAACGGTCTGACAGATCGTCCCAGTTGGGATCAGGTGGCTGTATACTCTGCTGTTATGACGGCACATGGCCAGCAAACAAAGCTTTGGTCGAAAAATTCGGGCAGAAATATGGTACGGCCCGACGGCAGCAATTATTGGCTCAATAAGCGGGAGGAGAGTGCAGATCATGCCTATCTTGTTCAGCGTGCAGATACCGCTGCTCTTGCCACTCTGTTTGAAGAGTTGATGCTGACGCAGCCTACCTCGCTCACATCTCGGCCCATCAGGCCGGGACAATAAATAATGAAAAGGGCGGGCACCCTGCCGACCATTTTATATAAACGTGTTCCCAGTGTGTAATAAGCTTTTTTTGCAAAACGGTAACTGGTCTTCCAGGCTATTCCCCCCTTTGCTTTTTCTCTTTTTGTTCGGTTATTTTTTTTACGGTACAGGATGGTATGAGCCCGCCCGCTTGATTATTGAAGGAAAGGCCCCTGATACGAATGCTGTTGTCAATCTGCAATGGGATTCCGGGAACGGGTATAACACCTATGAACAGGAACGCTTTTCGTTCCTGCCCTTTCGAGGCAGCCCGGTTAAGCCTTTGGAAATTGTCCTGTCCGGCGGCAGTGAGAAAAATGAGCTGGCAAAGAACAGCCGGGTGGTGCTGACAGAAATCAGGGTTGATGATAAAGGGCAGCCTATCCCGAAAGAATACTTGCATGAGGTTCGCCATGTCCGGGGAGCCGGGTGGTTTTTCGAATCAGAAGAATCAAGCATAACCTTGGCGGTACCGGGAGAAAAGCAGCTTTATTTTTCCCTGAAAACCAATGATCGGTCAGGGATCGTTCGGGTAACCATGAATGGATTTGAGACGGTCCACGATCTCTATCGAGGGAACTGGGAAATCCTCCAGGCAAAGCTGAACTACTGGCTCCTGGATGAACAGGGTGCGTTTTCTGTCTGGGCGAAGATGCCGCGATATGCGGTAGATTCCTTGCGTCTTTCCTTTCCTTTGGGAACTTCCCTGACCTTGCTTGCTCTGCGTACAAAATCAGGTCGAGTTATTCAGCTGCCTTTGCCGGATGCTCAGGAAGAGGGGCTGGTGAGGGGGCAGGTGACGGGGGAAGTGAGCATTGCTAACCCGACCCGCCACCTGAAGCGTTATTTCCATAAGGGTTGGATTCTTTATCAGATTGTCTTTGCCGCTCTGTTGACTTGGCTTGTCTGTGCCCTGCGCAGCTTTGTCCAGAAGCAGGGAGGGCTGAAAACAGTTTTATTCGGCAGAGCGTTTCGTCCCTTTTGGGGATTTTTTCTCGGTGCCTGCGCTGTGTACACGGTGTATCTGTTGGCCTTTTGGCCCGGCCTGATGTCGGTTGATTCCTTAAATATCTGGCGTGCAGCTTGGTTGCCAGATGTTATGATCAATAATCATCCTGTGCTCAATGTCATTTGGTACACCTTTCTCCTCCACCTCTGGAATCATACAGCTGTGGTACCTCTTTCCCAGGTTATCCTGCTGTCGCTTTTGATTGCAGCTTTCTTTTCTTTTTGTCATCGACAGGGAGTCAGCCTGCTTCTGCTTTTGCCCTGCTATGCTCTCCTGCTTTTCTCCATCCCTGTGGGCTGCTATACTATAGCTCTCTGGAAAGATATACCCTTTGCTCTGCTCGTGGTTTTCTGGGGGCTAGTCCCAGCGTATTTCTTTGTACGGAAAAGGGCGGGGCAGAAACAAGATGGAGTAGAGAGCAAGCGTCCTCTTCATTTGACCCTGTCGTCGGGGCTTACCCTGCTGCTTCTCTTTCTTGCCCTTCTGCTTTTTCGTCATAATGGAATTATTTACCTCGCCGTCATCCCCCTGCTTTTTATCATAGGAGGCCTTGTTCGGATTCCTAAGATAGTCACCATCATCTCCTGTTGCGCTGGTATGCTTATCCTCTGGCTGGTGGTCTTTCCCCCGAAAACGATCAGAAGTGCCTCGTATTTTCAGGATTTGACCCGGTCCTATCTCCAAGAGCTGAATCAGGAGTCGGTGTTGAGCCGGGTAAAGCAGGGGGTATCCCGTTATCCTCGTCTCTTGGATTTGAAAAAGAATTGGCAGGAGAGTGATGCCTGGCATTATTTTCTTGGTGATCGCTATGCACATACTTTTCTTCGTCAGACCGGCTGGAATGACTCTCATAAGTATGCTTCGTCGGAGACTGATTCGCTCTTTCCCTCCTTACGGGCAGCTTTGCTCAGCGTGTACGAAAATTCCTTGGAGTATCCTTGGATCTATTTCTCCTGGAACCCTTTTTGGTTGTTATATCTCTTTCCCCTGAGTATGCTGTTCTACCGTCAGTTCCCGCTTTCCGCGCTTTTCTCGTCAGTGATTATGGTGCAGATTATTGCCTTGCTTTTTTTGGTTGGGACAGTGAATTGGCGCTATTATTATTTTGTTCTCTTAGGAGGATATTTTTTGCTTCCGCTTATGCTACTTGATAGCCGTTTTCTGCTGTTGAAAAAAAGGAACGGTTTTTGATATATTATGCGCTTTTCCATTATTACACCGAGCTATAATACTGTTCCTTATCTGGAGCAGACCATCCAGTCTGTTCTTGCACAACAGGAGGGGCAGGGTGTTTCTCTTGAATATATCGTGGTTGATGGTGGAAGCACGGATGGCTCGCAGGAGATCCTCCAGCACTATGCCCAGGATATCACCCATACAGTGATAGAGCCTGATACCGGTCCGGCTAATGCCATTAATAAGGGTTTGCGGCTGGCCACCGGTGAGGTCATTGCTTGGCTGAATGCCGATGATGTTTATTATCCGAGAACCTTGGAGCGCGTTGGTCAGGCCTTGGCCTGTCGGCCTGATGCGGCCTTCTGTTTCGGTGGCTGTCCGATTATTGATGAGCAGGGACAGGAAATTCGTTCCGGGATTACTCGTTTTAAGGAGTCCTTTTATCCCGTTTCCTCCCGCTTCACCTATCAATGCATCAACTATCTTTCCCAGCCTGCTTTGTTTTTTCGTCGTCAGGCCGTAGAACAGGCAGGTTTGCTGCCGGAAAACATGGTGGCTGCCTGGGATTACCAGTTTATTCTTCGCCTCTGGCATTGCGGTGATGGGGTTGAGGTAGCTGGTCCGCCGCTTTCCGCCTTTCGTTGGCATGAAGGATCAATTAGCGGGCAGAATTTTCAGGTCCAGTTTGAGGAAGAGTATCTGGCTGCAAAGGCAGATGCCGGTACCCTGAGCCTCCAGACCCTGCTCCATTTTTGTGTTCGCTGGGGGATTGTTGGGGCCTATTCGGCAATGGCTGGCTTGCGAAGAAGAACCGGACAGGCAGAGTAAGAGTAGTGCGTATCGGAATCAATACCCTGTTTCTTGTTCCGGGTGACGTGGGCGGGACAGAGATCTATCTTCGCCGCAATCTCCTAGCTATGGTGGCCGACAATCCTCATGATGTTTTTGTCCTGTTCACCACCTTGGATAACCAAGGGCTTTTTCGTGATGAACTGAAGTCCTTTGCCAATGTGGAATATGTTGGTCTGCGGTTTCGTGCAGCGATCAGGCCCTTACGTATTATCTGCGAACAAATTCTTCTGCCTTGGTATGTCTGGAAGAGTAAGGTGGCTGTGCTCTGGTCTCCGGGCTATACCGCACCGGCCCTGTGCAGCTGTCCGCAGGCAGTGACGGTGCATGATCTTCAGTATAAGAGTCACCCGGATGATCTGACTTTTTTGGAGCGCATCACCCTTGACGCGCTGGTGCGAACAGCCTGTCACCAATGTGAGGCGGTTATCGCTGTTTCAGAGTTCTCCAAAAAGGAAATACTGCGCTACGGTTTTGCTGCTGTGCAGAAGGTGCATGCTGTACTTGAGGGCGTTGAGCCTGATTTTGCCCGTCCTGTCACGGAAGAGGAAACAGTGCAACTGCCGGTTGCAGGCAGGCCCTACATTCTTTGTGTGGCCCATACCTACCCTCATAAACAGGTGCATTTGTTGATAGAGGCCTTTTCCCGTCTTGCCGAGAAGATCCCCCATCATCTGGTCTTGGTCGGACGTCCGAGGAGAGGGGAAGGACGGGTTGAGGAAAGTCTTGCCGTCTGTCCCGCAAGAGATCGTATCCACCGTCTTGCCAGCTTGGAGTATACGGAGTTAAGGTCGCTGTATCAGCAGGCAGATGTCTTTGTCCTGCCTTCGGAGTACGAGGGCTTTGGCCTGCCGGTCCTGGAGGCCCTGCTTGCCGGTGTATTGGTGGTCACCACGAAGAAGGCCTCTTTGCCTGAGGTGGGTGGGGATTGTGCAAGCTATGTGCGGCAAAGTTCTTCAGAGGATTTTGCCGAAGCAATTGCTGATGTCCTCGGAAAAACTTCCAATGAACGGGCAGAAATGATCGACAGAGGTCGGGCTTGGGCACAGGAATTTACTTGGAAAAAGTCAGCTGCATGCATCTTGCATATACTTAAAGATATTGCAGGGGGACTTGAACCTTTGTAGCGTCAAGATATTTTTTGTTTGCAAAAACCAACCGGTTATGCCAGTATTTGAAGACGATTTCCTGTCCTGTTCCACTGCGGAGCAGGATATTTTTCTTTCAACCTTAGTAAAAAAGAGCACCATGAACTGGTTTAAAAAAAAGGAGAAACCCTCTCAGGAGGAGAATGACAAGCAAGATGTCACCCGTGGTCTGCTTATCTTTGCCCATCCGACAACGGTTATTGATGTTGAACATATTTTGCGGGACGAAGGATATGAAATTCGGGTTGTCAGCCCGCCACCATCTTATCGTACTGGCTGTGACCTCAGTGTGGAGTTTCCCATGGAGGCAGAAGCCGCTATCACC
This sequence is a window from Candidatus Electrothrix rattekaaiensis. Protein-coding genes within it:
- the gatA gene encoding Asp-tRNA(Asn)/Glu-tRNA(Gln) amidotransferase subunit GatA translates to MDLYNLTLQQAKDKLVAREITSVALTESVLHRIDQVEGKVKAYLSLHKDQAMAAAEEADKKLQAGQGGMLCGLPLSIKDVLCTSTMPTTCGSKILEGFVPPYDATVIEKLKTADSVLLGKVSMDEFAMGSTNENCAYSVPGNPWKAGYVAGGSSGGSAASVAAGECLGSLGSDTGGSIRQPASLCGVVGMKPTYGRVSRYGLIAFASSLDQVGPLTKDVADCALMMNAIAGHDPRDSTSIRQEVPDYIAALQDGMQGVRVGIPQEYFGDGLDPEVEKSVRAGIDMLKEAGAEIVEVSLPHTQYCVAVYYLIAPAEASSNLARFDGVRYGKRDLDADSLIDMYKQTRSQGFGDEVKRRILIGTYALSAGYYDAYYKKASQVRTLIKDDFAKAFSQCDVLASPVTPTPSWKIGQKSGDQLSLYLSDILTISANLAGTPGLSVPCGFSGDGLPIGMQLQATHFHEEALLRAAWNVEQRAGVKDRHPAL
- a CDS encoding HAD family hydrolase → MKRELLTTWTIGQDNPAAVCGYFRQQAESGVQFFCFDYFDTLVVREIEPEYTKQLAAKLHSQLLNNRIPPESLYALRQELEREICTQSQAAGGELEFYLHTFAPLYRTLLQQTLGDIPQLEDEARFTQQILSIETVVERAVQQPCEEAIQVLIWLREQGMSTVLISDFYLPSPWFHVMLESMGIRKYFDHIYISADHGVAKSSGRLYHKVCAELGCPPEQMLMIGDNLTSDVTRPDDLGMASLYLLNPQQKTLYSRWQPEMLSESTRLRQRFIEAVSTEGVFKEISTTLWYFTRNLLETLQEQRIQDVVFFSKEGEFLKKLFDRMQDDLFGCRVIRSHYLLVSRKATFLASLRPLAEEGFSRLFAYYRDISPRDFLLSLNFEDSLARSLCAEIGLDYEARVPNLAESTEFRSLLAADSFQRIYEERRMQQQSNFLTYLDSLGIAYAQDGLTVVDVGWKGSIQENVYNILEGRVDMQGFYAGFLVAAESLENNRKQGILFDNTRPLPHFNVYNNNRSLFEMMLGASHGSADGYFTPEQFAQLPDDHQREIRESIRTKNGSENGSENGEVLVTTLDLPEERRLFGEKIRPIQEQIFADACRLNQAFLRSGCTVPEPEWFARRHARMVFTPTTEEVEFFERLYHLENFGVFEYTDFCTDADLSLKERWQNFVTLRKDPAILEMGTWPPIILRRLGLDFYRHINGYRRLRREFKG
- a CDS encoding nucleoside hydrolase, whose translation is MKSRAGRKSRVVICIICIICIACMVVACREKGEPLSEEASGKLSRELSKEVPRLILDTDLSSDVDDVGAVALLHGLADQGKVEILAMQVSSGDPWSVPCLDALNTWFGRPDIPIGMVKGKAVRHESKYTRIISEGFPHNSGTSEDALDAPDAVEIYRRILHEQPDQTVTLVTIGYLTNLANLLQSEADEISPLNGVELVRQKVQRLVCMGGEYPSGREWNFYQDSAAAASVVEQWPTPVIFSGFEIGKDVLTGAGLQEAAPLNPVRRSYELYNGLTDRPSWDQVAVYSAVMTAHGQQTKLWSKNSGRNMVRPDGSNYWLNKREESADHAYLVQRADTAALATLFEELMLTQPTSLTSRPIRPGQ
- a CDS encoding glycosyltransferase family 2 protein; translation: MRFSIITPSYNTVPYLEQTIQSVLAQQEGQGVSLEYIVVDGGSTDGSQEILQHYAQDITHTVIEPDTGPANAINKGLRLATGEVIAWLNADDVYYPRTLERVGQALACRPDAAFCFGGCPIIDEQGQEIRSGITRFKESFYPVSSRFTYQCINYLSQPALFFRRQAVEQAGLLPENMVAAWDYQFILRLWHCGDGVEVAGPPLSAFRWHEGSISGQNFQVQFEEEYLAAKADAGTLSLQTLLHFCVRWGIVGAYSAMAGLRRRTGQAE
- a CDS encoding glycosyltransferase family 1 protein gives rise to the protein MRIGINTLFLVPGDVGGTEIYLRRNLLAMVADNPHDVFVLFTTLDNQGLFRDELKSFANVEYVGLRFRAAIRPLRIICEQILLPWYVWKSKVAVLWSPGYTAPALCSCPQAVTVHDLQYKSHPDDLTFLERITLDALVRTACHQCEAVIAVSEFSKKEILRYGFAAVQKVHAVLEGVEPDFARPVTEEETVQLPVAGRPYILCVAHTYPHKQVHLLIEAFSRLAEKIPHHLVLVGRPRRGEGRVEESLAVCPARDRIHRLASLEYTELRSLYQQADVFVLPSEYEGFGLPVLEALLAGVLVVTTKKASLPEVGGDCASYVRQSSSEDFAEAIADVLGKTSNERAEMIDRGRAWAQEFTWKKSAACILHILKDIAGGLEPL